One window from the genome of Breoghania sp. L-A4 encodes:
- a CDS encoding LysR substrate-binding domain-containing protein, whose protein sequence is MKLTTTQIEAFSAVLAMGTATGAASILNTSQPSVSRSIKQLEDATGLRLFDRSKGGFLPTAAAAELSAVIEESYRGMNDIRRTAEAIRKRETKHIRIACLPAFSNMFLADAISRLMERDPALSVSVQSLLSKEVHSAVHKGLIDIGIAAYEVDDPNLSVHRYTTMSEVVLLQRSHPLVEEEVIRPQHLSGQNLILLSAFDPYRIRLDNLLASENVYPSRTLEAETSAGACALVACGMGAAIVNPITALEYLDRGLVIRPFSHDLPFVTTVVSAKSGSQPRLVREFEKTLITKLALAKAEIACGLCSQ, encoded by the coding sequence ATGAAGTTGACGACGACCCAGATCGAAGCCTTTTCCGCAGTCTTGGCGATGGGAACAGCGACGGGTGCGGCGAGTATTCTCAACACATCTCAACCCTCCGTCAGTCGTTCCATCAAGCAGCTGGAAGACGCGACGGGGCTGCGGTTGTTCGACCGCTCTAAAGGAGGTTTCCTCCCGACCGCTGCGGCAGCGGAGCTGTCGGCGGTGATCGAAGAGTCCTACCGCGGCATGAACGACATCCGCAGGACGGCCGAGGCTATCAGGAAGCGTGAAACAAAGCACATCCGCATTGCCTGCCTGCCGGCATTCTCAAACATGTTTCTTGCCGACGCTATCTCGAGGCTGATGGAGAGGGATCCTGCCCTCTCCGTCTCAGTCCAGTCCTTGCTGTCGAAGGAGGTGCATTCAGCGGTGCACAAGGGCCTCATCGACATCGGCATTGCTGCCTACGAGGTGGATGATCCCAACCTTTCGGTTCACCGGTACACGACCATGAGCGAGGTCGTCTTACTGCAGCGCTCCCATCCGCTGGTAGAGGAGGAAGTGATCAGGCCACAGCATCTGTCAGGGCAGAACCTGATCCTGCTGTCGGCCTTCGACCCGTATCGCATCCGTCTTGATAATCTTCTTGCCTCCGAGAATGTCTACCCGTCCAGGACGCTGGAGGCGGAGACATCTGCCGGAGCCTGCGCCTTGGTAGCCTGCGGGATGGGCGCGGCGATTGTGAACCCGATAACCGCTCTGGAATATCTCGACAGGGGACTGGTGATCAGGCCGTTTTCTCATGACCTTCCCTTCGTGACGACCGTCGTCTCCGCAAAATCCGGCTCGCAGCCAAGGCTCGTCCGCGAGTTCGAGAAGACCCTTATAACGAAACTTGCGTTGGCGAAGGCCGAAATCGCATGCGGCCTATGCTCTCAATGA
- a CDS encoding type II toxin-antitoxin system HipA family toxin, whose product MLYLVGENLDKTRAHYQAETGKIVQLMRGIYVDADADADASVLRHAIRIARYLYPRAYLSAASAVLLAPTRDGRLFISGPRNQRTRIRTLEIIQNAAPDHPAVASATIDDGLGEFRTNVSSIRQRFLEAFRLRSEHAASIDEAMRADIAQRLVAEYGDPKAAADALWALARENKWYREGEQAERYLLHTPAEIEVRNEAALDFIVAWHGTHIGHLLYDGFEWRWKPDKGFDLALIQQRVPGKLPPFILSLLPEGWLERVLKESDERAVLRSGKRYMSNITISTKAADLDALPADVLVSRLDDFKTGGMFTGTYAGPSRGDIEQSFEEKLARLYASADTPRLSGVQIKAPMFLSEDGKLVPSTGLPFTHILKPAGTSGFQALPVIEFLAMALGRHAGLDAPSTALTVMPDGMPPALIVERFDIRTSTDDTRRLVLEDLCSVLDLPPDAKYDGTVERIARAVRPLSTNPEADLLLVLKRALFAWLIADGDMHLKNLALLKIAQPDARSFETVGLAPLYDAVTTVVFPGLEHDRMALKINGKDNRLRRADFLKMAATAGLTATVANQAIEELLSGLRAGVDAVTIPDVARIDEDIAGKAEQMLAICRERIGEFK is encoded by the coding sequence TTGCTCTATCTCGTCGGCGAAAACCTCGACAAAACCCGTGCCCACTATCAGGCCGAAACCGGCAAGATCGTGCAGCTCATGCGCGGCATCTATGTCGATGCCGACGCCGATGCCGATGCCAGTGTGCTCAGGCATGCGATCCGGATCGCCCGCTATCTCTATCCGCGGGCCTATCTCTCGGCCGCCAGTGCCGTTCTGCTCGCGCCGACGCGCGATGGCCGGCTCTTTATCAGCGGGCCGCGCAACCAGCGCACCCGGATCAGGACCCTGGAAATCATCCAAAATGCTGCACCCGATCACCCGGCTGTTGCCAGCGCCACCATCGATGACGGGCTAGGAGAGTTCCGAACCAACGTCTCGTCCATTCGTCAGCGCTTTCTCGAAGCCTTCCGGCTGCGCAGCGAACACGCTGCCTCTATTGATGAAGCGATGCGCGCCGACATCGCGCAGCGGCTGGTTGCCGAGTATGGCGATCCCAAAGCAGCCGCTGATGCACTCTGGGCGCTGGCCCGTGAAAACAAATGGTATCGCGAAGGGGAGCAGGCCGAGCGCTATCTTCTCCATACGCCAGCTGAGATTGAGGTTCGCAATGAGGCGGCACTCGATTTCATCGTCGCCTGGCATGGGACCCACATCGGGCATCTCTTGTATGACGGCTTTGAATGGCGCTGGAAGCCAGACAAAGGGTTCGATCTGGCGCTGATTCAACAGCGCGTTCCCGGCAAGCTGCCGCCCTTCATTCTATCTCTTTTGCCCGAAGGGTGGCTGGAGCGTGTCCTCAAGGAAAGTGACGAGCGCGCCGTTCTGCGCTCGGGCAAGCGCTACATGTCAAATATAACGATCAGCACCAAGGCTGCCGATCTTGACGCCTTGCCCGCAGATGTTCTGGTCAGTCGTCTGGACGACTTCAAAACCGGCGGCATGTTCACCGGCACCTATGCCGGCCCAAGCCGCGGCGACATCGAGCAGAGCTTCGAAGAAAAGCTCGCGCGCCTTTACGCCAGCGCCGACACACCGCGTCTGTCCGGCGTCCAGATCAAGGCGCCGATGTTCCTCAGTGAAGACGGGAAACTTGTTCCCAGTACCGGCCTGCCTTTTACGCACATACTCAAACCTGCCGGGACCAGCGGCTTTCAGGCGCTGCCGGTGATCGAGTTTCTCGCCATGGCGCTTGGCCGCCATGCCGGGCTCGACGCGCCGTCGACGGCGTTGACCGTTATGCCGGACGGCATGCCACCGGCACTGATCGTCGAGCGCTTCGATATTCGCACTTCGACGGATGACACGCGGCGTCTCGTGCTCGAAGATTTGTGCTCGGTCCTCGATCTTCCCCCCGACGCCAAATATGACGGCACGGTAGAGCGTATCGCCCGCGCCGTCAGACCGCTCTCGACCAATCCCGAAGCCGATCTGCTGCTGGTGCTTAAACGCGCATTATTCGCCTGGCTCATTGCGGACGGAGACATGCACCTCAAAAATCTCGCGCTGCTCAAGATCGCGCAGCCGGACGCACGCAGCTTTGAGACCGTGGGGCTCGCGCCGCTGTATGATGCCGTCACCACGGTCGTCTTTCCCGGCCTTGAGCATGACCGCATGGCCCTGAAGATAAACGGCAAGGATAATCGCCTGCGCCGCGCTGACTTCCTTAAGATGGCAGCGACGGCCGGCCTGACTGCCACGGTAGCGAACCAGGCGATCGAAGAATTGCTTTCAGGACTGCGTGCGGGCGTTGACGCGGTCACCATTCCGGATGTCGCCCGCATAGACGAAGACATTGCCGGCAAAGCCGAGCAGATGCTCGCAATCTGTCGTGAGCGCATCGGCGAATTCAAATGA
- a CDS encoding IS3 family transposase, with translation MKKTRFTEAQIMGVLRQMEGGVPAAELCRAHGMSSATLYKWRAKYGGMDASLISEMKAMAEENRRLKRMYADVSMQNDLLKEASEKMIRPARRRELAVKAVAMKGVSIALACRTFEVSETCYRYSPKLDDENEQIADLLLGLTTARKTWGFGLCFLYLRNVQGHGWNHKRVYRIYRELELNLRIKPRKRLKRDKPEALAVPEGVNEVWSMDFMADRLGDGRQFRLLNVLDDFNREGLGIEIDFSLPAERVVRALNQIIEWRGAPKTIRVDNGPEYISGTLMEWAEHNGITLAHIQPGKPQQNAYVERYNRTVRHEWLDLHIFETIDEVQKIATEWLWSYNNERPNMGNGGMTPVQKLKMAA, from the coding sequence ATGAAGAAGACACGATTTACCGAAGCGCAGATCATGGGCGTGCTGCGCCAGATGGAGGGCGGTGTTCCTGCTGCCGAGCTGTGCCGCGCGCACGGCATGAGCAGTGCGACGCTTTACAAGTGGCGGGCGAAGTATGGCGGCATGGATGCGAGCCTGATTTCCGAGATGAAGGCCATGGCCGAGGAGAACCGTCGCCTGAAGCGCATGTATGCCGATGTCAGCATGCAGAATGACCTTCTGAAGGAGGCCTCGGAAAAAATGATCCGGCCAGCTCGGCGCCGAGAGTTGGCCGTGAAGGCGGTGGCGATGAAGGGCGTCAGCATTGCGCTGGCGTGTCGGACCTTCGAGGTCAGCGAGACGTGCTATCGATACAGCCCGAAGCTGGACGATGAGAACGAGCAGATCGCCGATCTTCTGCTCGGGCTGACAACAGCAAGGAAGACCTGGGGCTTCGGCCTGTGCTTCCTGTATTTGCGCAACGTCCAAGGGCATGGCTGGAACCACAAGCGGGTCTACCGGATCTACCGCGAGCTGGAACTGAACCTGCGGATCAAGCCGCGCAAGCGTCTGAAGCGGGACAAGCCTGAAGCCTTGGCGGTGCCGGAAGGCGTAAACGAGGTTTGGTCGATGGATTTCATGGCTGATAGGCTCGGCGACGGTCGTCAGTTCCGGCTGCTGAACGTGCTGGACGACTTCAACCGTGAAGGCCTAGGCATCGAGATCGACTTCTCTCTTCCCGCCGAACGCGTGGTCCGGGCGCTAAACCAGATCATCGAATGGCGCGGCGCGCCGAAGACGATCAGGGTCGACAACGGCCCGGAATACATCAGCGGCACATTGATGGAATGGGCTGAGCACAATGGCATCACGCTGGCCCACATCCAGCCCGGAAAGCCGCAGCAGAACGCTTATGTCGAGCGCTACAACCGGACGGTCCGGCACGAATGGCTGGACCTCCATATCTTCGAAACCATCGACGAGGTGCAGAAGATTGCCACCGAGTGGCTGTGGTCCTACAACAACGAACGCCCCAACATGGGCAACGGCGGGATGACACCCGTCCAGAAACTGAAGATGGCCGCGTAA